AAAAAGTAGAAACAAAGAGTTAAAAACACTTATCGGACGGGCAGAAATTTTATATGAAGCTATACTTGGCAAATCGATCATTAGCGTAAATGAGTTTTTAAATTTAAAAGAAGGCGATATTTTAAGGCTTGATAGAGGAGCTGATGATAAGGCGATCGTTTGTATAGATAAAAAAGAAGTTTTCTTGGCTGAGGTCGGACTTCATAGATTTAGAAAATCTATAAGAATTGAGCAGTTAATACGCTCCGATAAAGATGAGATCAAAAACATCCTAGAAAAATATGAAGAAGAGAGAAAAGCAAAACTAATGGCTTATGAAGCTAACGAACGCAATATGGAAGAAGAAGAGAGTGACGAAGATGATGAATAATTTTTTTAATATATTTTCCAATGAGTTAAAAGCTACGATCGAAGGGCTTACAGGTAGAGCTCCAGAGGTTGGCGAGAGAAATGAATTTGATGCACCAACACAAAACGGCATAAAGCCTCCAGTGGTAATGGCTAGCGTTGCATTAAGCGGAGATATTAATGCCAAAGCAGAGGTTGTATGCACTCCGGTTTTAATAAGTGCCATTAGCGAATGGATGATGGGCGAAGAGGAAATTTCAAAGAATGAAAATTTAGGCAGTGATGAGCTTGACGCTGCAAAAGAGATATTTTCAAACCTTTTTAGTGCCTTTAGTACATCTTTGGGTGCTCAAAAGGGCATGCCAAAGATAAATTTTGAAGTAATAAATGTAAATTTTTTAGATGAAAATTCTTCGCTTGATTTTAGTGTTTATGAAAAGCTATTTTTATTTAATGTCAAAATTGAAGATCTAAGCGAGCATATCGGTTTTGCTTGCGATCATTCGCTAATGAAATTTTTTGAGCCAACGAAGACTGAAGCACCAGCTGCACCAGCAAGCACTCCTCACGTAGCCAAGGGCGATTTTAGCGTTGAAGAGATGAGAAATATCGGTCTTATAATGGACGTTAGACTGCCTATTCGTGTTCGTATCGGCTCAAAAAGAATGCTTTTAAAAGATGTGCTTACCATGGATATTGGCTCAGTTATTGAGCTAAATCAATTAGCAAACGATCCGCTTGAAATTTTGATCGGTGATAAGGTTATAGCACTTGGCGAAGTTGTCATAATCGATGGAAACTTTGGCATCCAGATCACTCAGATAGGCTCAAAACGCGAGAGGCTCCAACAGTTAAAATAATGAATAATGAATTAGTTAGTGATCTTTTAAATTTTCCAAACGTCTTAAAATATAAAAATAAAAATGTTACCTTCTTTGGCTCGGCTAGATTTGATGAAGAAAATTTCTACTGCAAAAAGGCTTATGAACTAGCTTACAAACTAAACGAGCTAGGATATGCTATCTTAACCGGAGGTGGAGATGGCATAATGAGAGCTGCAAACAAGGGCGCATTTGATAGCGCAAAGTCTCCAAGTGTCGCACTAAACGTAAGGCTACCGTTTGAACAAAATACAAATCCTTACGTTACTGCAAAATATCTCTTTTCAAATTTAAGCCCAAGAAAATTTGCACTCACCGATCGTTCAGTCGCATTTGTAGTCTTTCCGGGTGGCTTTGGCACTCTTGATGAACTTTTTGAAATTTTAGTACTCGCTCAAGTTGGTAGCAAAAAAGTAAAAATTTTTCTTTTTGGGAGTGAGTTTTGGCAGGGGCTTGATGAATTTATAAAAAATACGCTAGTTAGCCAAAAAACAATAAAAAAAGAAGATATAAATTTATACAAAATCACCGATGATTTAGAGCTTATCGCAAACGAAATTTTGACTATTTAAAAATAAGATATAAAATATCCGCTTTTAAATTTCAAAGAGGTAAAAAATATGAAAATAATGGTCGCAATGAGCGGTGGTGTAGATAGCACTATGACGGCTAAATTTCTGCAAGAAGCTGGTCATGAAGTGCAAGGTTGCTATATGATGCTACATCAAAAGCCAGGATATCACGAAGAAAACATCAGAAAAGTCAAAAAAGTGGGCGAGTATCTTGGCATAAAGGTGCATATTTTGGATCTGCAGGATAAATTTAACGAGTTTGTCTATGATCCTTTTGTGAAGCTCTATAAAGAGGGCAAGACGCCAAATCCTTGTGCTTTGTGCAATAAATTTATAAAGCTTGGTGCGTTGCTTGATT
The sequence above is drawn from the Campylobacter concisus genome and encodes:
- the fliY gene encoding flagellar motor switch protein FliY, which codes for MMNNFFNIFSNELKATIEGLTGRAPEVGERNEFDAPTQNGIKPPVVMASVALSGDINAKAEVVCTPVLISAISEWMMGEEEISKNENLGSDELDAAKEIFSNLFSAFSTSLGAQKGMPKINFEVINVNFLDENSSLDFSVYEKLFLFNVKIEDLSEHIGFACDHSLMKFFEPTKTEAPAAPASTPHVAKGDFSVEEMRNIGLIMDVRLPIRVRIGSKRMLLKDVLTMDIGSVIELNQLANDPLEILIGDKVIALGEVVIIDGNFGIQITQIGSKRERLQQLK
- a CDS encoding LOG family protein, producing MNNELVSDLLNFPNVLKYKNKNVTFFGSARFDEENFYCKKAYELAYKLNELGYAILTGGGDGIMRAANKGAFDSAKSPSVALNVRLPFEQNTNPYVTAKYLFSNLSPRKFALTDRSVAFVVFPGGFGTLDELFEILVLAQVGSKKVKIFLFGSEFWQGLDEFIKNTLVSQKTIKKEDINLYKITDDLELIANEILTI